In a single window of the Limnochorda sp. L945t genome:
- a CDS encoding methyl-accepting chemotaxis protein, with protein MNAVRNLRISTKLSLLAFLNVLIMVVLGIWSIYSLSKMDRAIEKMYQGNVLSIQAAADAERAARRIAVEVSNHALAETVPDKEAIEANIRRYETDFGQAIEAYMPTIVLEDERRVITRVQATWRNYMQAVNTFLTVSRANPGVTRINEVLNQQVAPVRQQLNQDIEELVDINVKMAKATHVTNQQLYASTRLSLIAVIAAGALLGFTLSMVIARMITGPLHLMVSGAQRLAEGDLTHRVEHNSHDEVGLAARALAQASDGLRRLIHTVRQSAEQVASSSEELASSSEEVGKAVQQVAETVDQVAKGSQRQSVAASSTSESARQMGEMVRRVAQATQRMGEAADQAAKLAQDGRVALGAITQRMDQIQRTVGESGHAVQDLGQRSQRIGQIVDVITGIAEQTNLLALNAAIEAARAGDQGRGFAVVAEEVRKLAEQSRQAASEIAALIAEIRQEVDRAVRNTEAGSGAVTEGVQAVAASGQTFEAIAQAVEQMVRQIEEVSAAAQQMAASSEQVVKAVDEIAAITEENAAAAEEVASSTEEQSSAVQEIASSAASLANMAEQLMKAVEVFKV; from the coding sequence GTGAATGCCGTCCGAAACCTAAGAATCTCGACAAAGCTGAGCCTGCTCGCCTTCCTCAACGTTTTGATCATGGTCGTTCTGGGCATTTGGTCGATCTACAGTCTCAGCAAGATGGATCGAGCCATTGAGAAGATGTACCAAGGAAACGTCCTCAGCATTCAGGCCGCCGCGGACGCGGAGCGGGCGGCTCGGCGCATTGCCGTCGAAGTATCTAACCATGCGCTGGCCGAGACTGTCCCCGACAAGGAGGCTATCGAGGCGAACATCCGCCGCTATGAGACGGATTTCGGCCAGGCGATCGAGGCTTACATGCCTACCATCGTTCTCGAAGACGAGCGTCGGGTCATTACCCGGGTGCAGGCAACCTGGCGAAACTACATGCAGGCGGTCAACACATTCCTGACAGTCAGCCGAGCCAATCCGGGTGTGACACGGATCAACGAAGTGTTGAACCAGCAAGTAGCTCCTGTCCGCCAGCAGCTCAACCAGGATATCGAAGAACTCGTGGACATCAACGTGAAGATGGCCAAGGCAACGCATGTAACCAACCAACAGCTTTATGCGAGCACCCGCCTCTCCCTGATTGCCGTCATCGCGGCGGGCGCCTTGCTGGGCTTTACCCTCAGCATGGTCATCGCCCGGATGATCACCGGCCCTCTACACTTGATGGTCAGTGGTGCTCAGAGGTTGGCCGAAGGCGACCTGACCCACCGGGTCGAGCACAACAGCCATGACGAGGTCGGCCTGGCAGCCCGGGCTCTCGCACAGGCGTCCGACGGGCTCCGGCGCTTGATCCACACCGTACGGCAAAGCGCCGAGCAGGTGGCCTCGTCCTCGGAAGAGCTGGCCAGTTCCTCCGAGGAGGTGGGCAAGGCTGTACAGCAGGTGGCCGAGACCGTGGATCAGGTGGCCAAGGGTAGCCAGCGCCAGTCGGTCGCTGCCAGCTCCACGTCGGAAAGCGCCCGGCAGATGGGCGAAATGGTACGCCGGGTCGCCCAGGCCACCCAGCGGATGGGTGAAGCGGCCGACCAAGCGGCCAAGCTCGCGCAAGACGGCCGCGTCGCCCTGGGCGCCATCACTCAACGGATGGACCAAATTCAAAGGACCGTGGGCGAGTCGGGCCATGCCGTGCAGGACCTTGGCCAGCGCTCCCAGCGGATCGGGCAGATCGTCGACGTGATCACGGGGATAGCGGAGCAAACCAACTTGCTCGCGCTCAACGCCGCCATCGAGGCGGCGAGAGCCGGTGACCAGGGTCGCGGCTTTGCCGTGGTGGCCGAAGAGGTGCGGAAGCTGGCCGAGCAATCGCGCCAGGCGGCATCCGAGATCGCCGCGCTCATCGCCGAAATCCGGCAGGAGGTCGATCGGGCGGTTCGCAACACAGAGGCCGGCTCCGGTGCGGTGACAGAGGGCGTGCAGGCGGTCGCAGCTTCGGGCCAAACCTTCGAAGCCATTGCTCAAGCCGTCGAGCAGATGGTTCGCCAAATCGAGGAAGTCAGCGCTGCTGCCCAGCAGATGGCGGCGTCCAGCGAGCAGGTCGTCAAGGCCGTCGACGAGATCGCTGCCATTACGGAGGAGAATGCGGCCGCAGCCGAAGAGGTGGC
- a CDS encoding chemotaxis protein CheW, with protein MESRGVTRRGELQLVVFKLGNETYGVDIVTVREIIALQPITRVPGAPTFVEGILNLRGHVIPVMDLRRRFGLPWTQATRDTRIMVVEVAGRTLGLVVDAVSEVLRVPAETLEPPHELTVGVDVEFLQGVAKLDQRLVILLDLEQLLQAKERQPLKPLKTGNTSESEVPAPPAG; from the coding sequence ATGGAGTCCCGTGGTGTAACCCGCCGGGGCGAGTTACAGCTTGTAGTCTTCAAGCTGGGAAACGAGACATACGGGGTAGACATTGTCACCGTTCGGGAGATCATCGCCCTGCAACCCATCACCCGCGTGCCAGGAGCCCCGACCTTCGTGGAAGGCATCTTGAACTTGCGGGGGCACGTGATTCCGGTCATGGACCTGCGCCGCCGCTTTGGCCTGCCTTGGACGCAGGCTACGCGGGACACGCGAATCATGGTGGTGGAGGTGGCCGGCCGCACACTGGGGTTGGTGGTAGACGCCGTGTCGGAGGTACTCCGGGTGCCTGCAGAGACGTTGGAGCCACCCCATGAGTTGACGGTCGGGGTGGACGTGGAGTTCTTGCAGGGCGTCGCCAAGCTGGATCAGCGGCTCGTAATCCTGCTCGACCTGGAGCAGCTGCTCCAGGCGAAGGAACGACAGCCTCTGAAACCACTGAAGACCGGCAACACGTCGGAGAGCGAGGTTCCAGCTCCTCCGGCCGGCTAG
- a CDS encoding IS110 family RNA-guided transposase yields MAQRLCVGIDVALKQNRARFVDDTEADHGRLAFANDAGDAVSLVAQTCRLLTRHAIPHVRFGLEATSFYGWHLALYLTKAPELEPFAPEVYLFNARTIDAYKKTYPDLPKTDWVDAYVLADRVRIGRLPRPFAYDDRYLPLQRLTRHRYFLVKQLVRHKNYFLGYLFLKCSRLVQACPISDPLGAAGRELILAYPSAEELAAASLDELARFLVDKSRNKFYNPYDVAKALQAAAKHSYRLPERLQDPVNRILASTLQIIRDLEREIRQTSRAIEREMHGVTCPLLSVPGIGPVFGAGILAEIGDVRNFPNDDAVAKFAGLTWREHASGEFEGEDKPLSRTGNPYLRYYLVEAANSVRRYAPEYQAFCERKFREATRHHHKRAIVLTARKLVRLVYALLRTGQAYTGTRKEARSA; encoded by the coding sequence ATGGCCCAACGGCTGTGCGTCGGGATCGACGTGGCCCTCAAGCAAAACCGCGCGCGCTTTGTCGACGACACCGAGGCCGATCATGGCCGCCTGGCCTTTGCCAACGATGCCGGCGACGCCGTCAGTCTGGTGGCCCAAACCTGCCGGTTGCTCACCCGCCACGCCATCCCGCACGTCCGCTTCGGCCTGGAGGCCACGAGCTTCTACGGCTGGCATCTGGCCCTCTACCTCACCAAAGCGCCGGAGCTTGAACCCTTCGCTCCCGAGGTCTACCTCTTCAATGCCCGCACCATCGACGCGTACAAGAAGACCTACCCCGACCTGCCCAAGACCGACTGGGTCGACGCCTACGTGCTGGCCGACCGGGTCCGCATCGGGCGGCTGCCGCGGCCGTTTGCTTACGACGACCGGTATCTCCCCCTGCAGCGCCTGACCCGGCACCGCTACTTTCTCGTCAAGCAGCTCGTGCGCCACAAGAACTACTTTCTGGGCTACCTCTTCCTCAAATGCAGCCGCCTGGTGCAGGCCTGCCCCATCTCCGACCCCCTGGGAGCCGCCGGCCGGGAGCTGATCCTGGCCTACCCCTCGGCCGAAGAGCTGGCCGCCGCGTCCCTGGACGAGCTGGCCCGGTTTCTCGTGGACAAGAGCCGCAACAAGTTCTACAACCCCTACGACGTCGCCAAAGCCCTCCAAGCGGCCGCCAAACACTCCTACCGGCTGCCCGAACGCTTACAGGACCCGGTCAACCGCATCCTCGCCTCCACGCTCCAAATCATCCGGGACCTGGAGCGGGAGATCCGGCAGACCTCCCGGGCCATCGAACGGGAGATGCACGGCGTTACCTGCCCGCTTCTCTCCGTCCCAGGCATCGGGCCGGTCTTTGGGGCCGGCATCCTGGCCGAGATCGGGGACGTGCGCAACTTCCCCAACGACGACGCCGTCGCCAAGTTCGCCGGCCTCACCTGGCGGGAGCATGCCTCGGGCGAGTTCGAAGGGGAAGATAAGCCCTTGAGCCGTACCGGCAACCCCTACTTGCGCTACTACTTGGTGGAGGCAGCTAACAGCGTGCGGAGGTACGCGCCCGAATACCAGGCCTTTTGCGAGCGCAAGTTCCGGGAAGCCACCCGGCACCATCACAAGCGAGCCATCGTGCTGACCGCGCGGAAGTTGGTCCGGCTTGTCTATGCTCTGCTGCGCACGGGACAGGCCTATACCGGAACCCGAAAGGAGGCCCGCTCCGCCTGA